From Chrysemys picta bellii isolate R12L10 chromosome 1, ASM1138683v2, whole genome shotgun sequence:
ACCAATgtaagccacacacacacactgcctgcgTGCCCGGAGGGAGTTCAAACTCTGTGGCCTAGGCAGTTTTCATCCTCTTTACTGAGACCACCAAAGAGGAGATGTCACTCACTGCAATGATGTATTTTTATGACTTGGATACTTGTCCCACTAAGAACTAGACTGAGGCccaaccaactcatttcacataggcaaTCAAATAGCCTTCAGGATGGAAACTGACTTTGCTCACTATAGACGTGGAGTAAGTGCCATAGAGGCGAAAGAATTCCATAAGTCATGTCGATTGTGCCATCCATCCCCATGACTTGGAGCTGAATTGGAACTGGTGCCCTGAAGGTGGAAAACTCTGTACTATTTTCCTTGATCATCCTGAGCCAATATTCTCAGCCTGACAGTAATGGCTCAGGGCGATCAATCTGGTGCTGGAGTGGAGCTGATTTCCTAGGGATTGTCTTTTCTAACATGACCTTGTTATCTAGAACACGACCTTGAGGGATTGTGTTAATTAACATGATGTTACATACAACATTTCAATCAGTGTAGGCATAAACAAGCCGCGTTTAACATTGTGTCAGCTGGTCCTGGTGAATCCTACGGTTCCAGTAGCATTTACCCATGACCAGTAGCCACCATGTGAAATATGACTTGTCCATGTCTACACTGACTGCAAAGCTGCTTTTCACATTGTGTTAATTAACATGATTCTTCAAGATCTTATTCTAAcatgacctaattttgtagtgaaCCCAAGTCCATAGAGATGAAAGACTCCATATCCCATTCCCCATCATGCCATATGACTGACATTTCCTGATTTGGTGGCTGAATGTCTCATCATGGaaatctctctgtctgtctgtctctctcagtcCTGTTTCGAGTTGTCTATCTGGATGAAAACTTCCATCCTCTGAATAGGTTGGTAAGTATGCTAGTCATTAAGTCATCAGTGAGGGGAAAAGGATGAGAGAAACATCCCTTCAAGAGGAGGTGTTCCTCAGATTAAGGTGGGGCTCTAGTGCCAGGGGTATCCCAGTGCTTTCTGACACTCTAGGACTCCTCCTTTAGACTGCTTCATAAAGTCATCTCATTACAATCTTGGAAAGATTTGGTAATGACATGACACACAGACAAAATGCCATTAGCCACCTCAGCACGAAGCAAAATTCACTTGTTACTAGGGTCATAGGAGCTGCCCTTAGCCTTCCAAAGAGAGCAGTGGAAACAAAAGacgtatctggcttcaagactaagcttgatatgtttatggaggggatggtataatgggacagcctaattttggcaattaattgatttttgactattagcggtaaatatgcccaatggcttgtgatgggatgttagatggggtgggatctgagttactaaagagaattctttcttgggtgtctggctggtgagtcttgcccacatgctcagggtttagctgatcgccatatttggggtcaggaaggaattttcctccagggcagattggcagaggcttgGGGtttgttcaccttcctctgcagaatggggcacgggtcacttgctggaggattctctgcaccttgaagtctttaaaccacaagttgaggacttcaatagctcagacataggtcaggggtttgttacaggagtgggtgggtgagattctgtggcctgtgttgtgcaggaggtcagactagaagatcttaatggtcccttctgaccttaaagtctatgagtctataccAGATCACTGCAATTGGACCATTTATCCTGGTATTTCTCCTCCATGCTATACCAGATCACAACCTTGAATCCACCATGCTGCTATCTTGCCTTCCTGCTAGAGCTgaacagaccaatggtctatctactTTAACCCTGTCCTCTCTCTGACTGGGGCCAGTGCCACATGCCTCGCAGGAAGCTTTAAAACTCTCATAATACATCTCATTATGTAGTGCTGTCCCATGGAGGGACATTTTTTCCAGGCCTTAGCTGGTGATTGGCTTATGCCTGAAGCACGATGATCCATAGCCCTGGTAATTTGTAGCCTAGCTGATGTCACTCAAACTGTTCTCGTTTTCATTAATGTCTCTGATCTTTTTCTGCACTTGCTGACATTTCCATTTGGTATGAATTCTAAACTCATTCTCACTTTTGTACTTTTTTCCAGGTTCCACTGGCCTATATCGAGGTATGTAGAGGAATTTACTTCATGTTCAGAACTATCACATCTCACCATGGGCAGCAATCAGCCCCTGGCTGCCTCAAGCTGCTTCTTGCTGACTTTGTTTAGATCCATAGCGCTAACTGGAAGAGGGATACGCTTTACCCCCCATAGTGTCAATAATGCATCCAAATACTGCCAGGCAACCTTCctgatattccagtcctgggctccccacacaacTCTGCCAATGCTTCTCATTTCTCACCGACATCACCCCTTACTGTCCAAGTAATCTTGTGGTCTTGACACCTCTAGGACCCACAGAAGAACCGTGTGTATCAGTGGCAAGAAGTTGAGTTAAAAGGGGGCTTCACCCagctctccttccccctcacctCCGAGCCCATCCAAGGGACCTACAAAGTGGTGGTGCAGAAGAGCTCTGGGGACAAGGTGCAACACCCCTTTACTGTGGAGGAATATGGTAAGGATGGCTGCTTTCATAGTGTCAAGCCAGTTGCTGGTAGTTGATCCAAGGTGTTGACAATGGAGAATGAAGGCTGGATTGAATGGGTCAGTTGGTCTGATCAGCATTTTCTGTACagctggaatggggcagggaggagtctgTACTCCCACAGGTTGGGGTAATGCCCTCTTCAGAGTTGTCCTTTACTGTCTATCTTGAGGGTCGAGTACCAGAGAACTCAGTGAATCCTCCACCCAGCACCACCAGTACAAGATCTTCACTGCTGGAGTGGTAGACAACCTGTGATAAGGGTCCCAGTGcgggccagctgtggtcactcaattagggtgaactgcaaagaatggggcagaaaaTCCctcaaaagctggtggatattccaatacttagatttaccgagccagcataaaacagcttctttattaccttactggttactcagaagtccaaaaaCCACACTTCTcttcaagtgatccagcctcaggcctccatccagatacctaagtcaaatatgatgatttctgaaaatcttatttcatcatataaaagaaaaggttctaccaatcccaaaggatcagacacattacctcccaggttaatgaatgtttcaaatcttacccaaatacacgctacagccaattcttattaactaaactaaaatgtattaaaaaaacaaaagagagggaGTATGGTTAAATGagcaatatacatacagacatgagttcgattcattgaggttcagattcatagcagagatggtgagctttgtagttggaaatagttcataggttatagttcaATGTCCAAATATCCTATTCAGGGCgaaccagcataactgggacctcagtcttgcgactcaaacttcccccaatgaagcttaagcagatctgagatgacagtgtcaggacccaaggatcttttatacaatttcatgtcctctcTGGCAAGTTGGGAGTTCCTccgggaacaaaaggtaattaagATGACTTTGAAGAAGGTCCATCACCAGTACTTAGCTatatggattaacataaggcaatttgcttgtttctccaccattcacagtgcatttcaaagagagatgaatacagagatatcccatgtttacaattcatttaaacgctaggatgttcttttaacctctgaatgatcagaatacagcatagatagggactgttgattacattgtcgaccctactcatacatatggaaatccacaaaaacacaaacattatttccccacatgtcttttgagggttatttattttgcaggatgtttaatcCTTTCTAGCCATACGTCACACACCCACCTTAGAAAGGCTCCAATCAGACAGGGCTGTGCTCCCCTTTGAGTCAGTGCTGACACCAGTGCAGCAGCCTGGTGCTAGGGGCACTGTGCTTGTTGGAGTCCTGAGGTTTCAGATGCGCTACAAGGCCAAGGCCCTGACTCTTCCTGGTTAATAAAAGTCCTGAGGAACTTTCTGCAAGAGCAGGGGTGTGAACCCCAGTACCCTGACCACATTCCAGTTCCATTACCATCCTACCTCCCTGAAACGCCTCCTGGCGGTCCCCCCCACAGAAAGTGTTCACTGCCTCTCTTAGGACACTGCTGTGTAGTGTGGCTAGCTTGGCGTGTGTGATGCTGCCCTCTAGTGACTGGCTCATAGAGAAGAGAAAAGGCTTTTGCCCTGCCAGCAGCTAGGGGAGATCTCCTTTGGCTAGAGGCGTGTGATTTTGGAACTGAAGGAACCCGGGTTTAGGCTTAGCTCCCTCTGCGTCTGTATGCATGTATGTGATTTATTTAATAAATGTGTCTGCTGTCAGACACCATTGTGGGACAGACTGGCTGCCGTGTTCCAGCTCTGAGGCAGCTGTATTTTGGTGGCAGGTGAAGTAATCTCCATACTAATATGGCATTAGTTTAATAGGGGCTGAGCAAccgtagctccattgatttcagtgggagttgcaggtgaTCAGAACCTCGGTAAATCAGGCCAATGAGAAAGGCTATGAAATGCTTTGGGTCCGCTTGGGAAAGAGGCCTTAGAGCAATAACCCCAGCTCTCCTTATCATGTTACCCCGTTTCCACTGAGTTTGCGGTTCCGTTTGGTCTCTTTTCTGCAGTGCTGCCCAAATTTGAAGTGCTGGTGAAGCTGCCCAAGATGATCAGCATCCTGGAGGAGAAGTTGAAGGTGACAGTCTGTGGTCTGTGAGTATCATTCTTATATTCACTCCTTTTTGGTGGGTCTCTCAGCCCCGTGGCTAATGaagccccagctgggagctgagatcagtatgctttaaaatatttcttaataCAGTTTTTGGGACCTATACACAAAGGCCTCAAGGCCCAGGACCAAGAAGTGAAATGCTTCCTGTAAGGCTCTGTTTATAATAGGCTAACAAGCTTTTCAtcaactgcttcttggagcacctTGAGCTCCACCCCTTGTGGCCATAACACAGGAGCTATCCCAGGTGTTCTGCAGTTGCTGGTTGCAATGCCTGTGGCGAAGTGTTTGGCTCAGGTCCAGTAGGACTGGTGCTTTTAACAAAGGTTGCTCCATCATTGTTGATGGGGAAACTACGAGGCAACCCTGGTTCAGCTAGTTCACTTAGTGCTGCCCCGCAGTGCCGTGTCTCATGTTTGGCAATCTCCAGAGTTTATGCTGAGCACTCTGAAATGCACGGCAGAATGCACTGCGACAGTGAGTTGCAAGACGTTTGCTATGTAGTAGTTTAGTCAAAAATGGACACTATGCAACATGCAGACAAGTGATTCAGCCAAGCATTTCCAGCAGTTAGTATTCTTGCAATGGGTTCTTCAAGACTGAGTTCTGCTCTCGGCTATACAAGAAACATGGCAAATTACTTCAGTAGAGTTGGATGGGATTTACAGAGGGGCAGCTGGCAGCATTGTTTTGCCCCTCATATAGACGCACACCTTATCTGGCTCTGTTGAGGACCCTCCTAGAATAGTACTTTTATTTCTTGGGCACTTACTATCCAAAGTTGAAATGGAGGGGACTTAGAGAAGAGTAACACAAATAATGGAGGGGCTGGAAGGATTGACTCACGAGGAAGGACAAAATAGCTAACAGGCTCAGTCAGCCTGATGTAGGTAGGGCTTACTTCATAGCTGAATTTGAGCCCAATATGTTAACAAAGCTGTGGCCACCAAGGACTTCCCACTTATCACTAGGCTGCATCCTGGACACTAAACAAGCCTGCCTGGGTCCTTGTGGGGATGGACTAACCATCCCTCCATCTCTTCCATGTCACTAATGGCCTTGGTTTTCTTTCACCCCTCCCTGGTTATAGATACACCTTTGGAAAGCCAGTCCCTGGCCTTGTGAACTTCCGTGTATGCCGGAAATATAACCACCCAGGCACCTCCTGTTATGGCGAGGATGCAAAGGCAGTGTGTGAGGAGTTCTCTGGACAGGTGggttattgctactctggtggtGTGAGGTGGCATGGATAATAAAACTGTATATACGCTATGGGTAAATCCTGCACTGACAGGGAGCTGGACTGGATAGGTTAATAGGTTTTTTCCATGAAAACACTGTGGGATACCAGACTAGATGTACCAGTAATAACGGATCTGGACTCCTTGCCATTGCAgtggcctcaggcactggtgcaccccagtccctcttattctctgcctgtggcacataatagtctagtctcctaattttggttgttggatgAACATGCAGGTACTGGGTGGTGTTGGCAGCAATGTTGCTGTATATTTCAGAATGTTCATTGTCAGTTTATGGGCTTTCCAaatctgggggaaaaaaccctgaaCAGTGAAAATGTGGTGTTTGCCAATTTCTTTTTTCTCAGTTCAATGGGCAGGGATGGATTTTCTGAGTATGATAAACCTTACAAACAGGTGAATGAGAGACAAAGTCCCGAAGAATTTTGTTCTTCTTTGTCCATCAGGCAGACAGCCACGGCTGCATTTCTGAAGTGGTAAAGACCAAGATATTCCAGCTCAGGCGAGCTGGGTACGAGGATAAAATCCAAGTGGAAGCCAAGATTAAAGAGGAGGAGACAGGTATGAATTGTTTGGACTTgccagggctgtgtggggagcccaggactggaatagcagggggctgcagggcaggattgaagggcactggcagagctgggcggggggagcccaggactggaatggcAGTGGGCTGCAAGGCATGATTAAGATGTGTTAGTTCATGCCCCCTCTTTGTTCTCTTCTCTTGCAGGGGTGGAGTTAACTGGGACGGGCTCCTGCAAACTCACATCCACCATTAGCAAAGTCACCTTTGAGAAAGTGGACTCCCATTACAAACCTGGGATCCCCTTCTTTGGGCAGGTAGGGAACCTCTGAAACCACAAGCAGGTAAATGACATGTGAGCATCAAATGAGTGTGCCACAGAATCTGCAGTCACAGCGTGGTGATATTTCCTCTCCTTCCATGGGAGCTGCCGGATCACAGTATTTTTAACACCCAGTGCCTTTGCTTCTTCGTCACAAGTTCTGGCACCAACGTCTCTGCAGCGTAAGACCTGGGGTTGTGCAAAGCTGGTTATGCTCAAACTGAGCTAGAGTTTACCTATCTCTGTGAGACCCCAGCTACTCTCCTTGACTGTCCTGAGGGCCCAGATGAAACGTTTGTGGTGGAATTTTCCCTCTGGCCCTTCGCCTACCCTTTTCTGTTTTGAggatgcctcctgctgggtcGAGTCAAGGTGCTGCTTCTCTAACTCTCACAGCTCTGGGATGTGTGGCCTCTGAGCCCACTGTGCACTCATCTGACCCACAGGGAGTGATGAGAAAGAGACAGTGAAACGGGATTCAGAGATTGCATTTCCCACTCTGGGCACAAGGTGTTGTCCTTACCTCAGACACTTTAGTATCCTCTGGCATATTCACTGCCACCTGCTTCCGAGAGTCCCTCAGCAGATTCCCCAACCACAATGTGTTTCACAGCAAGCACCTTTCATGGTGATGGAGTAAAGGGCCAGTAAGATTGTGGGCACCAACTTCCTTGCCTAGTGTAAACATGGGGTATTGGTGTATCTCCTTTAGGTGAAGTTGGTGGATGGGACCGATGCGCCAATTGCCAATGAAACAGTCCAGATTTCCGTGGAAGAGAGCGGCTATCAAGTCAACTACACGACAGATGATCAGGGGCGAGCACGGTTTGCCCTGGACACATCTAAGTTCAAGTTCGCCTCCATTGGGCTCAGAGTGagtggctgggggagggtggggagttaCTGATGGGGCTTCAAGGGGAGTAACCGTTAGGGGTTTATATAGCTTTTCTGCTGAAAACAGATATCCTCTCACCCAgggagtgtgtgtatatatctatatctccTTCATAGCCATGAGGTGGCAACAGCCCTGCCATCAGTTGTGTAGCCACATGTGATAAACACAATATCTTGTACTTTTGACCATCTCACTCTGCCCATCAGTCCTCATCCCCCAGGACCGATTCCAACATTCAAAACCTCTgagctgccataaaaaaaatcaacctgccACACAAATGACTTTTTTGCCGAGTTTCCTGCTGAGATTGCATTAGCTTGAGATGCAACATCAGAATAAATGAGCGTCAATATGTGGCCTATCTTATTGTCCAAATATATAACAGGTGGAAAATAGACTCATTCTCCgttatctcaccctcaaagaggGAACATTCTATGatgcttgatttttttaatgtgtctgaggaagtgggtattcacccacgaaagcttatgctccaatacttctgttagtctataaagtgccacaggattcttcgttgcttttcacagatccagactaacacggctatccctctgattgTAATTGTCTTGTCCCAGattaaaaacattgaaaataTCTACAATGTACCAgggacatttttgaaattttcagggATTATAGGGAAAAATTTCAAGAATTTCAAATCAGACAGGTTAAAATAAAGAAAGGCAAGCATGTGGGGCAAGCTCAAGGCATTAAATAACCTCCTCCTGCAAATACAAAGTAGTTCTCTCCTCTCTGCTCTCAGACCAGAATTCTCTCATCTCCAAAACTGCTGTTCAGTTCAGATTTTAAATTCTGTTGGTACCAGGTAAATCATTCGAAGTTGTTTGTAAAGTTCTTAGCACACTTTTGGTGCTATACAAATAATATGTCATAAAAATAATGGGCCAGctttcccattgatgtcaatgggagctctggCTGAGTAAGGATTTTGGATTagtactataaataaataaataaataaataatgtgtcTTGTTTTGTACATGGCAAGGAATCCATGTCCTCTGTGGGTTTTGTCCtgtgaaatgctgagcaccctgaTTTCCTATTGACTCTCTGATGAACAAAGCACCTAGCACCTtccagaagcagggccggctccagggtttttgccaccccaagtggcaggaaggaaaaaaaaaaagccgcgatcggcagcagctccaccacgTTGCTTtcttggcggcattttggcagcaggtccttccctccgagagggactgagggacccactgccgaattgctgccaaagggcccctttccgttggccgccccaagcacctgcttgctgtgctggtgcctggagccggccctgtccagaaGCAGGCCATTATTATCTCGCTCTTTTAAACACATGCTGTGAATTTcaattcaatttttaaatgttttatataaatattttctctGTTACCAGGCAACTCATAAAACAGGCGCCTACTGCTACGACCGTTCCTGGACCAGTCCTTCATACGAATTGGGCTATTTCAGAGCAAAGCGGTTTTACTCTTCGAGTAACAGCTTTCTCAAAATAGAGCCTGTGTCGGAGATGCTAAGCTGTGGCCACACTCAGGAAGTCCGGGTGCACTATATCCTGAAgccagaggctgtgggggagcagaaggaaatcATCTTTTACTATTTGGTAAACCTGGACATACTGATCTTTGTCTACATATAGGTGACAACAACAGATAGGCTCAAGCGCCTGCCAGATAATCAGTCCCTGGACAGTAATTCTAGGTGGGGCCCCAAATTGTGTGTGGCCTGGGGCAAGAACTTGTACCTATATTACCCATAATCCTTCACACTCTTTTCCTTGGGCTGATGCTCTTTGCTGAGCCCCAATGCTGGATACCAACATTTTatgaggagaagaagaggaactGGGTTCTATTGCCCCTGATTAAACACAAAGAATTTTGCTAGCAGAGATCAATAGAGCAGCTCTGCTGGCTCCAGCCACCTGAGGCCCAAAATTCCTGACATTCCTCTCACAGGTTCCCCCATTCTAACACCTCTCCTACTCATAATACCCATAACAGGAAGGCTTCTTCTTCCATGCAGGTGATGGCCAAAGGAGGCATTGTGCGAGCAGGGACCCAGGCTCTGGCTGTGGagcatggtgatggtgagctctcACCACCCCTTCCCTTATCTTTCTCCCGGGAGGCTAGGCCACTGTGACGGGAAACACAGGCTGCTTCCATATGCAGTGAGAGGATCATCGTGTGCCATCCCCTgagatgggggaaaaaagagggggAGAACGAATTTCTTTCCTCTATAGCCATTCTAGCTCTGCAGCTCTTGCCGAGTTCTAAtgccaccccccagctcctcatATCTCCTGACTGATATATTCTTTGTCACTGATGTCAGTCTCAGGAGACTCTCATCTTGAGTAATTCAGGCTGGGTTTGCTTTAACCCTTGTGTAGAAATCCCACCCAATCCGCATCCCTTCCTCAGCCACCAGGCTCTTACAAAATCCTCCCTTTTATTTTCTGGGGCACGTGGGGCTTCTGGGTTCCTGAGGGACACAGTTAATGATGAGGGTCTAGAAACTAGATTGAGTCTCACCAAACTCATGTCAACAGTATGTGCCAAAGCAGTAAGAGCCGATGTTCTCATCAGTAAATCAAGTTCCATTCCCTGTGTTTCCATGTGGTCGGAATCCCAGCTGTAACAAGTTTGGCATGAAGGGAAGCCTAGAGACTCAAGAGAGGTGTGGGGCCCTAGCCTGGAGCCAACTTCCTGTAACTTAGCctttttctcttgttttatttGCCAGTTAATGGGACCTTCTCACTGATGCTCCCCGTGGAGTCTGATATTGCTCCCCTGGCACAGATGCTCATATACACCATTTCACCCAATCAGGAGCCTATTGCTGATTCAGTCAAATTCCAGGTCGAAAATTGCTTTGCCAATAAGGTGGGTGTCTTGATTGAGAAACCCCAATTCACTTGAAGTCATTGattagagagcagcagctgtttgtatctatttatttagatttgcGAACATTAAAACAGTCACTTATCGTCGAATGCTCTGGGTGAttttaccatattttaaaaatagccctAAGATTAACTGATTTGTGGTATTTCAGATGAGGTGAGGAGGTGATTTCATAGCCAAAGGGTCCTCCCAGACAACACACTACCAAGAGCCCCTCCTTGTAAAACTGACAGGGCTCCAGCTCTAGCACCTCCACTGATCTCCACTGTGGCACTGTGGGATGGCAAGGGAGGTGGGTTTGTCAGGTAACCAGGTCACAATCTAGTTAGCTTACTACCATCACCTTAAACGCAGCCC
This genomic window contains:
- the LOC135981582 gene encoding alpha-2-macroglobulin-like; translated protein: MGKDRLPGGSNIFLLLLFLLPGNTSPTTEPQYMVLVPFLIHTNIPEKVCIQLTHLNESVTLSATLEYAGENRSLIADVVSEKDVFKCIPFTVPKSNSSSAAFLTVLVKGPSLEFRSRKSVLVKNSKSLVFVQTDKPIYKPGQTVLFRVVYLDENFHPLNRLVPLAYIEDPQKNRVYQWQEVELKGGFTQLSFPLTSEPIQGTYKVVVQKSSGDKVQHPFTVEEYVLPKFEVLVKLPKMISILEEKLKVTVCGLYTFGKPVPGLVNFRVCRKYNHPGTSCYGEDAKAVCEEFSGQADSHGCISEVVKTKIFQLRRAGYEDKIQVEAKIKEEETGVELTGTGSCKLTSTISKVTFEKVDSHYKPGIPFFGQVKLVDGTDAPIANETVQISVEESGYQVNYTTDDQGRARFALDTSKFKFASIGLRATHKTGAYCYDRSWTSPSYELGYFRAKRFYSSSNSFLKIEPVSEMLSCGHTQEVRVHYILKPEAVGEQKEIIFYYLVMAKGGIVRAGTQALAVEHGDVNGTFSLMLPVESDIAPLAQMLIYTISPNQEPIADSVKFQVENCFANKVGVLIEKPQFT